A portion of the Cyanobacteria bacterium GSL.Bin1 genome contains these proteins:
- the secF gene encoding protein translocase subunit SecF translates to MKLKVIKQRYFWWTVSAFAFVLSLLAMIISYTQFDAPLRPSIDFVGGTRLQLEQDCSIPNNCDQPIEVNQVREILTEQGFPEASIQVVGEARQGLSIRTRNLDVDERTQLQSALTEAVGQFDPKTTKIDTVGPTIGQELFTSGILALLVSFFGIIVYLSIRFRLDYAVFAIFALFHDALITSGVFAILGLVAGVEVDSLFLVALLTIIGFSVNDTVVIYDRIRETRQMEPEVDMNQVVDDAVNQTLTRSINTTLTTVLPLLAILLFGGDTLKEFALALIIGFILGAYSSIFLASTLLAWWEERQATPEPEPSNEQV, encoded by the coding sequence ATGAAACTCAAGGTAATCAAACAACGGTATTTTTGGTGGACCGTTTCCGCCTTTGCTTTCGTCCTTTCCCTACTGGCGATGATCATTTCTTATACGCAATTTGATGCCCCCTTGCGTCCGAGTATTGATTTTGTTGGGGGAACCCGTTTGCAGTTAGAACAAGATTGTTCAATTCCGAATAATTGCGATCAGCCCATTGAGGTGAACCAAGTTCGGGAGATCCTGACCGAACAAGGATTCCCTGAAGCCAGCATTCAAGTGGTGGGAGAAGCGCGGCAAGGGCTGTCAATTCGCACCCGTAACTTAGATGTGGACGAACGCACGCAACTACAAAGTGCCTTAACCGAAGCAGTGGGGCAATTTGATCCCAAAACCACGAAAATTGACACCGTGGGTCCCACCATTGGTCAAGAACTATTTACATCCGGGATCTTAGCGTTGCTAGTGTCATTTTTTGGGATTATTGTTTATCTCAGCATTCGCTTTCGCCTCGATTATGCTGTCTTTGCCATTTTTGCCCTATTTCATGATGCTTTAATTACCTCCGGTGTTTTTGCGATCTTAGGCTTAGTAGCTGGCGTGGAAGTAGATAGTTTATTTTTAGTTGCCCTGTTAACGATTATTGGTTTTTCGGTGAATGATACGGTTGTGATTTATGACCGGATTCGGGAAACGAGGCAGATGGAACCAGAAGTGGACATGAATCAAGTGGTGGATGATGCGGTGAATCAGACTTTGACCCGTTCCATTAATACCACGTTAACCACAGTGTTGCCATTACTTGCTATCTTATTATTTGGAGGGGATACCTTAAAAGAATTTGCTTTGGCTTTAATTATTGGCTTCATTTTAGGGGCATATTCGAGTATTTTCTTAGCCAGTACCCTCTTGGCTTGGTGGGAAGAACGACAAGCAACCCCAGAACCTGAACCGTCCAATGAGCAAGTGTAA
- a CDS encoding molybdenum cofactor guanylyltransferase: protein MSIASSRENHLSTIILAGGQSQRMGEDKALMTVAGTPLLQRTCQLAQTLTPQVYIVTPWGERYQDILPPGCQLIPETVSSKETIPHGPLVGLYQGLQVVQTPWILALACDLPKLTVSELEFWCRQIEGVTAEKVALLPKSPQGWEPLAGFYRDQCSALFATYLAAGKRSFQGFLDRHPVQELTVRDRATLFNCNTPADWQQISAPTPET, encoded by the coding sequence ATGTCTATTGCCTCTTCCCGGGAAAATCATCTCAGCACCATTATTCTTGCTGGCGGACAAAGTCAGCGCATGGGAGAAGATAAAGCTTTAATGACAGTGGCAGGAACGCCGCTTCTGCAACGCACCTGTCAGTTAGCCCAAACCCTCACCCCGCAGGTTTATATTGTTACCCCTTGGGGAGAGCGTTATCAAGATATACTTCCTCCCGGCTGTCAGCTTATTCCAGAAACGGTGTCCTCAAAGGAGACAATCCCTCATGGACCTTTAGTGGGGCTATACCAGGGCTTACAAGTTGTGCAAACTCCCTGGATTTTAGCGCTAGCCTGTGATTTACCCAAACTGACCGTCTCGGAACTAGAATTCTGGTGTCGGCAGATAGAGGGAGTAACTGCAGAAAAGGTTGCACTTTTACCCAAATCGCCTCAAGGCTGGGAACCGTTAGCGGGGTTTTATCGTGACCAGTGTTCCGCCTTATTTGCCACCTATTTAGCGGCAGGAAAACGCTCATTTCAAGGCTTTTTAGACCGGCATCCCGTCCAAGAATTAACCGTGCGCGATCGTGCTACCTTGTTTAACTGTAATACTCCAGCCGATTGGCAACAAATTTCCGCCCCCACACCCGAGACTTAA
- a CDS encoding FAD-binding protein: MSQDFSAVRQQLETLITSQQVSYEPQWQPAPQLPAKPLVIPKTEAAVGKVCAIAQQNQRSIVPCGNGTKLTWGGFPPQFDFYLSTRHLNQIVDHAVGDLTVTVQAGITLAQLQEKLHQSNQFLPLDPADPETATLGGIVATADAGSWRERYGGVRDLLIGISFVRADGEIAKAGGRVVKNVAGYDLMKLLTGSYGTLGLITQLTFRTYPLPPASATLVLTGDTDAITQVAQTLRNSTLTPTRADLLSPAVSEKLNLGKGLGFIIQWETIIESINQQIEELNQIAKSFSLTITRYQGENENLLWDQLKSLTSVPGNNNQITCKFGLLPTANCQFFSELPPDSYAIIHNKSGLGKLILFEDLSLSTLQSIRNYCEKNQGFMTLLSAPKTIKEQIEPWGYSGNALAIMKKIKQEFDPNNQFNPNRFVGGI, from the coding sequence ATGAGTCAAGATTTTAGCGCGGTTAGGCAGCAATTGGAAACGCTGATCACCTCACAGCAAGTTAGTTATGAACCGCAGTGGCAACCCGCACCCCAGTTACCGGCAAAGCCCTTAGTTATCCCAAAAACAGAAGCAGCGGTGGGGAAAGTGTGCGCGATCGCGCAGCAAAATCAGCGTTCAATCGTTCCTTGTGGCAATGGGACTAAACTCACCTGGGGCGGATTTCCCCCTCAGTTTGACTTCTACCTTAGCACCCGTCACCTCAACCAAATCGTTGATCATGCCGTGGGTGACTTAACCGTGACGGTGCAAGCTGGCATCACTCTCGCCCAATTGCAAGAAAAACTTCACCAAAGCAATCAGTTTCTACCACTTGATCCAGCCGATCCCGAAACCGCAACCCTCGGCGGCATTGTTGCCACTGCAGACGCGGGCAGTTGGCGAGAACGTTATGGTGGAGTTAGAGACTTACTCATTGGCATTTCCTTTGTTCGCGCCGATGGGGAAATCGCCAAAGCGGGAGGACGGGTTGTGAAAAATGTTGCCGGATACGACTTAATGAAACTCCTGACGGGATCTTATGGCACCCTTGGTCTGATCACCCAACTTACCTTCCGTACTTATCCGTTACCACCGGCGTCTGCAACCCTTGTTTTAACGGGCGATACGGATGCCATTACACAAGTTGCCCAAACCCTTCGCAATTCCACCTTAACGCCCACCCGTGCCGATTTATTATCTCCTGCTGTTAGCGAGAAACTCAACTTAGGAAAAGGCTTAGGCTTCATTATTCAATGGGAAACGATTATCGAAAGTATTAATCAACAAATTGAAGAACTGAACCAGATTGCAAAATCATTTTCCCTGACAATAACCCGTTACCAAGGGGAGAATGAAAACTTATTATGGGATCAATTGAAATCTTTAACTTCTGTCCCTGGCAATAATAACCAAATTACTTGTAAATTCGGCTTATTACCCACTGCAAACTGTCAATTTTTCTCAGAACTCCCCCCTGACAGTTACGCTATCATTCATAATAAGAGCGGTTTAGGTAAACTAATTTTATTTGAAGATTTATCATTATCCACTCTGCAATCAATTCGCAATTACTGTGAAAAGAATCAGGGGTTTATGACCCTTCTTTCTGCTCCTAAAACGATTAAAGAACAAATCGAGCCTTGGGGATATTCTGGTAATGCATTAGCCATAATGAAAAAGATTA